TCTAGGAATAGATAACCACTTCCCCGAGATGATTAGAGCTGCATTAGACCGCATCCGGACAGAGGAGCCGGGAGAGTCTGACATTTTCGACAGCCTGCACGTAGTGGCACTTCGGTTTCGACTACTTCGGCAGCATGGAATCTGGGTATCTGCAGGTGAGCCTAGTCCTGCTATATTATATCATGTGCGTTAAATAAGTGTCATATATGATTTTTTTAGTGACATGGTACATAATTAAAAAGTTGAGAGAAAGAAGGCTGTGTACTCCTGCCCTCCACTGCAAAAATCAGTGATGATTAAAAATAAATTAGGATTATGCATGTGATGAGAAAAATGCATTATATTTAACAAAATGGAGAGTAGGTAGTGGTCCGTTGAGTGCACAAAGGAAATGATATATGTTTCTTATATCTCTCTGCTTATTTTTCAAATCAAGTAAAAGAATCATGTGACATCTCTATGGGAAAGTTACCACAGTCTGATTGTAGACGCCCTTGCATTTCTGATAaccttttttttactttttataGTTATTAATAAGACTACTATAGTTGTCTGTATTTGGTTGTCATCATTACACGATAATTCAGCTTAAAACATGGGTGGACACACCTGCGGTGAGATATGTATGTGTTTTACATGTATTTTGGTATCAATGTACATGCATGCAGATGTGTTCGACAAGTTCAGGGATGAAACAGGCAGTTTCAGCACAGGAATATGCAGTGACCCTAGGGGCCTGTTGAGCATGTACAACGCAGCTCACATGGCTGTACCAGGTGAGGTGGCTCTCGACGATGCCATCGCCTTCACGAGGGGCCACCTCGAGGCCATCAAAGGGAAGGTCAGATCACCACTAGCGGGACAGATCTCCCGCGCCCTCGACATCGCCCTCCCGAGGTTCACTAGAAGGCTTGAAACCATGCACTATATTGCCGAGTATGAGCACGAAGAGGCACACAACACCCTGTTGCTTGAGCTTGCTAGGCTGAACTTTAACCTCGTCAGAATCCTTCATCTCAAGGAGCTGAAGGACCTCTCCTTGTAAGTCCTCTTCTTATAACAAAAATCTATATAATCTAAACATGTTTGCCCTTGATGTTTGTCCTAGTTCATCACTCTATAACAAAGCACAAACATGTACACAAGAATTTGGATCTTGTAGGCACTGTGTTGTCCAAAATTTTCATATTGTTAGAGATGGATTTATGATACGGGTCATCTCAAACTTGCCATCTTACCTCCTAACCAGTTATTGAGGGATTGTATTGGGCACCAGGGTATATGATGCAGAAATTGTCAGGTGAGAATATTGGTGTTTCGTTgcatctgaaattctgaatccTCAAGTATGAAACCATACAATTTTCTTCTCGAACATGAAACAATACTATTTAAGACCTTGAAATTTCTGAAAGGGTTGTCCCAAAGTCCAGCCGAGGTGCCGAGTAGGCATGGCAATTGTGTCACATCAGAATCATCAGTAATAAGCAACTGTGCTGTGGGAAGCAAAGCATAAGAACATACACATGGAACAATGGATATCAAACAATGATCAATATAAATCGGGCAACATACCGAATGAATGATATAAACTACCTGCCAAACAAGTATCATGAAATGTCTAGAGTTTTCCTTTTAGTGACatattttattcctttttcaGTAACTTCCCATAATTACTATGACAATCATATTTTTCTGTATACAATTTCATCTACTGTGGCAAGCTACATCAGATAATATTAATTGCCAGTAACAGTACATTTATGCAAGATGTGAATTATATcataatatataaaaaaattaagaagCACCCAGCAACGAGGGATATACAGGCTGTCTTCTATATATCAAGTGCAATAAAGAATTATTTTCCATTAATCTTGTTGACTTGAGCAAATGCAGAAACACCACATGTACAGTAGTGGTACCAAACCTCATCATTATGTGTTCACATGATTTGCTATATTAAATAATTAGTAACTTTGCAGATGGTGGAGGGACCTTTATGAAACTGTGAAACTACCGTACGCTCGGGACCGTATGGTCGAGATCTACTTCTGGACCTGTGGGATGCTTCATGAGGAGGAGTACTCCCATTCAAGGATGTTATTTGCCAAGACATTTGGAATGGTTTCATTGTTGGACGACACTTTTGATGTTCATGCCACCTTAGAGGAGTGCCACAAGCTCAATGAAGCTATGCAGAGGTAGGCTAATTGTTGTTTTTATTTAAGTTTATATCTCTCACTATATCTTCTTCTCAAGACCACCTTTATTAACCATCACTCTAAGGTATCATGACTATTTGCATGTAGATGGGATGAAAGTGTGGTTTCTACACTACCCGAATATCTACGCATTCTGTACATCAAAACCCTAAGCAACTTCAAAGAGTTTGAGGACGTCTTGGAACCAAACAAGAAGTATCGCATGTCTTATGCAAAAAAGGAGGTATGTCTACAGTATTTAGAATCATATTATATTAAATTATGCACATTATGTTTTTTCTCAAAGGTACATAATATGCAGCCTCTTTTTAATTATTGTGCAGTACAAGTTGTCATCCCAAAATTATCTCCAAGAACAAATATGGACCAGCCAGAAGTACCAGCCAAGCTTCAAGGAACACGAGGAGGTGTCAATCATATCATCAGGTTTGCCAATGCTTACGATAGTGACATTGATGGGCTATGGTGATGTGGCAACCCAGGAGGTGTTCGAATGGGTAAGCAGTGTTCCTGAAATGGTCCGTGCTGGTTCACAGGTCACTCGCTTCCTCAACGACTTGTCTTCTTTCAAGGTACTCCTAGGGTACATGCactaaaattaaaattaaagtAACACAAGCGTGCATATGCAATACTAAACATTGAAATGCACAATGCATGGTTCAATCTGCAATATACTATATGCTAATTTCGCCATGAGTTTACATATATTCATCCTATACAAATACCATACATACAGCTGGGAAAGCACAAAAAGGATATGCCTAGCGCCGTGGAGACCTACATGATAGAGAATGGCTTAAAAGGGGAAGAAGCTGTGGCAGCGATCTCCACACTTCTGGAGAATAGGTGGAGAATTTTGAACGAAGCAAGCATGAAAATAGATTTCACACTATTGCCAGCGGCGCAGGTGGTGGTGAACATGGCAAGGACAAATGAGATCATTTACCTCCATGGCAGGGACGGGTACACCTCTGGTGATGACCTCAAGGACCTTGTCACCACATTGTTCCTCAAACAAGTTCCTCTCTAGATTTTATTTTAATCAACGTGATTGTCACCATGCACGTAATAAGTGTACCCATCTATTCATGGGAATAGTATGTTCATTAATTCTCCTCTTTTAGCGGTCTAAATGAGATTTTCTTACTGGTGGGTTTGCTTGTTGCTATGTTCTTTGAAGTTATAGGTTTGTGGAACATATGTACACCATCCGTGGAAAAATGCAAGTTTTTGTACTACTTTACCTTTTCTTTACTGACTAACTATGACAATCACTTCTTATATACCCCAATACATTTTCATATGGGATAGACAACATATAGGtgtcatgtaggagtttcaatAAGTGTCATGTAGACAACATATCGCACCTTGCTGTTTGAGCCCTGAGTAGTTTGAGCAAGCAGGAAGGCACAATGTATTTTGAGCCTTGGCCGCATCCACAGCCTCCATGACAGCCTAGCCCCATGGAGACAACGGGGGTCCCCAATGATGAGTCGTTTGCTTTGTTATGTGGAGAAGCTAGGCAAACCTATCGCGTTCTCATCATCTCGAGGCACTACATCCTTCTGTATTCACGAGTAGGTGCCGTCCACCAGCACTGTGCAGCCCTCAGCATACAAGCCCCTGATGTGCAGCCTGTCGTTgagccaggacatcaatgccTCCTCGATGGAAGATCCAGGAGGGGACAGACCAGGGACCACAAGATTCATCCCAGTAGAGGACAGATCTAGGCGTCGCCGAGCACCAGAGCTGGCTGAGCTCCCCAGTGAGTCTCAAGAAGAGCCCTTTGAGTGAAAACCAAAAtggaggaagggagagagacCGAGAGGTCCGGTCGCTGGCGTCTTGGCACCCTCACTGGCTGTTGGCAAGGTGCTCCGGTAGTGGTGAGGGGTGGGGAGGGGTTGCGGCGCAGTTGTAGGTTGGTGGCGGTTGTTCCACTCAATTCACCCTTGGCAACAATGCAGGGGATGAAGCTTCTTGTTAGGAAGTTTCAGTATGTGGCGGTATGCGATGGATTATTGTAGTAAGTGGATTGCCCAACTTTTCCCATCCAGGTTTTTGTGTTGAATTGGTTAGTTCATTAAGCCAATATGGTATCATGACCATAGGTGTTGAGATTGAATACTAGGTAGGGTacttaaaataaaataatcattGTTCACCCCTACTCAATGTCTGAAGGCTGAGGGAGTCTCCACGAGTAATAGTTAGCgtactttttttttgagactCAGAGCACGCGCATTTAATTCGGTGAAACTTACATGCATTTAATTTGGTGAAATTTAGTTTACTGCTCTCTCCCTTTTAAACTATTATCAGTCCATCAACCCATGCTCCCACACGAACTAATGTTTTTAGAagttattgtatttgaaaattatttagaaattaaactcttagctaataatcaaaattgtttacctactactctcttatttttccaaaaCTTCATAATACTTGTACacctatctttatccagttgtgattgatttttaattaataattactctatgcactttttcatccatattaaTACTTTattcattttgtatcacacctccaatcctccatacattatatttagcatacaaatcaatatttttcatcgattccgcacgtatatgtataaatggtctaaatggtggcactcatcatgtgtatatactttaacttagtatttttatgtTAACAATGaaataaataggtaatttagaatcatatattagtttactttttaatatttctgtatgatgcacatgaagataattagataaagatttagatgtttactttaggttatttttaataacaacatacgtgggtaaaatagataaaattttagaatgatattttaagttatgttttataatgacgtgtattagtaaattggatgaagattttgaggatactttagattatgttttataatagctgagcttggtaatttagatataggtttagagctcattttttaatattttcacaatgatagtggtgggtaactttttagaaaatataatatattaatggctatgattattagagtttacagaaTTGGCGTttcatatttttaatttttatgagaatttctctcttttttctagcttgtctcatgggaactaatgcggagtctccaatgaaaaaagaaatgagactacattgctacaaaactattatcATAAGCtatctctcatttgttaaatatttgaacacaatacttatgtagatatgtacttaatatcttcatccaattgtgatagattttagttagtaattactctgtaattattttcatccacatttataatctttaacttttcactttggatCACAGGTATGCACTTGAATTTTTTATATGAAGTgatttttttaacttttataTGAAGtgatttttttaactttttctatTAGGTGAGGCTTTTAAGTTCAACCAGTAAGTGCATCCAACTTAATACAGAGGTTTGAGCAGGTGGTCCGCCCTGAATAAAAGGAGGGCTCAGATCTGGGAGAACCCACCTTATGCTGGTGGAGGTGCTGACATCTTTTGAGAAATAATGCATCGAAGACACTACAAAGCTACAACTAGAGATAAAACTTTATCTCTCATGacattataatatttttatggCCCTACTAACATATCTAGAAAGAAAACTTTATTCGGTAAATTCCCACAACATTTATTTGGCCAGCATTAGTACAAGCACAAACTATAGTGAGCTGTGCTGCCTTTAAATTCCTGAGGCTGAGGGGATTTCCTTGTACATAGACGCAACTAGATGCAGATGGTTTTTTCTCCTCATCGTTGAACCAACCACCATGTCCATGTCGAGCTGATCAGGCCGCATTCCATTTGGAAGGCTCCAGTCAAAGTAGTAGAGAAGTCTTGCAACAATGAACTCCAGTGCAGCGATCCCAAAGGTATTTCCAGGacgcatcctcctcccgctcccaaACGGGATGAACTCAAGCTGTGACCCTATATAGTCTACGTCACTATTGTCGAACCTCTCAGGCTTGAACTCCTCCGGGTCCTGCCAATACGCAGGGCTCCTCGCTATTGCCCATGCATTAATGATGACCTTACAGCCTTTCGCCACCTTGAAGCCCCCGACTTCACAGGTCTCCCTGCAAAGACGGGGAAGAAGGAGCGGAAATACTGTGTGCAGCCTCATGCCCTCCTTGATCACCATCCTTGTGTAGCTTAGCTTGTCCATTTGGCCCTCATGGCCTTGTGGGCTCTTACCGTCTAGTGCTCGTCGAACTTCAGCTTGAGCCTTTGCCATCACCTCGGGGTTCCTCGTGAGCTCCGACATGATCCACTCATCGGCTGACAATGTGGTCTCTGTTCCTCCGGCAAGCATGTCCGCCTGACGATGAGCAAGAATTAAACAACAAAGGAAGAATAAAGACAAAATTTCATTTGAGAGCATTTCACCACTTATGAATAAGATTGCTTTGATACTTGTCACGCTGATGATAGTCTGCAGCTCCCCCTCGGCTTTCATCCTAAGCAAGACACTTAGAAGGTCGTCGTCTCCAGTCGTCATCTCCTTCTCCTCTCGCCGTGCCTCATGCTCAGCGATGATCTTGTCAAATATGGCATCAAGCTGCCGTAGCGCTCGCCACAGCCGGCGTGTCAACCCAGTGACGACGTCCACCAGCCGCAAGGACGGGAGGAGGTCCCCGACGCAAAAACCCCCACCGTACTTCACCGCTAGGTCAATGACCAACATGAGCTCGCTGCCGCGCGCCTTTCCGGTGATCGCCAGCGAGCACGACAACACCAGCCTCCCGAGATTGACTGGCTCGCCGCCTCGTCCGGCGGCGCTGACCTTATGTCGTGCATACAAACACAATGATAACAGTTAGTCAGAgtaaaaaaggaaagagaacAGAGACAAAGAGCCATGGCTCGCATAGAAAAGAGATGTGAGCTTGTGACCAAATATGATAATGCCATGGCCCAAGGCGAGAGGAGTTGCAGCGCGACAACGACTGACGACACAGAATGATGTGCATGTATGACAGGGACTAATGGGTATCCAATGATTCTGTGATGTAATTATTATTCAGTTAGGGGTGGGTATAAGAGGATTGGAGGAATCAGATTTCTTATTAATGATAGTATATGTAACAATTGTCTCTATAATAATCTAGAAGAAGATTTTGCTTATTCTATTGCATTTTTTATGCTTCCTCCAAAATCCGGATGGGTCCACATTGATGCACATCCATTGTTTCAAGCAAAAGGTATTGAAATATTATATGCTAGTCTTTCGTATCTTTtaggtttttttttatcttgtcCCTACGTGCAATTatgtttttactttttttttgactttatgatttttctctcaACAAGTCAATGCAATTTTAACCTTGGCTTTGCATATTTACCCTTATTTTTATTGTTGACTAGGAGCAAAATCGCAATGACGGCAAAATCATAAAATTGAGAAAATAAGGGTAAAATCATAATTATACGTCAAAATACCGGCAAGAACACAAATGCCCCTAACTTTTATGCAAGAGTTTGTAATCAAACCACCAATATAAACAACTGATGGAAGCATGCTATCAGTTTCATTATAAATtatttcctccgtttcaaaatataAGTTGCTTTTTTTTCTCGAGACATAGTTGTTACTACGTAtatagatataatatatatctacagtaaaatttatgaatcaactaaaataacttataataTGGAACAGAGAGAATATTCCACTTATCATCCTAACCAAACGCGACAACTCATACCACCAATTGGACATGTGTCCCACATATATGCTTGGGCCATATGCCACTACCAGCACAATATATATACATGCTGTTTTCGATCACGAGGAGAGCATGCTTGCCAAGTGAGCACATATAAACAcacatctccttgtcagttcaCGAATCTTTTGTACTCACACGGTCCCAAGAGAAATGAATTAATTCAGGCTGGTCCGAAGTTCTGGATGGCCGAAGGAATTGAATCATTTGTACTCAGGATCCTAAGACAAATTAATTAATTTGGCTGGTCCAGATGCCGCAAAGAAGCTCCATGACTATGGTCTTCATCTGACGCCAGGGGAAGGGAGCCGAGTCGCCCATCGCCCGCATCGTCTCTCGGGGTGGCACGGGTAAAAAAAAACCCACACCACCGCTACTCCTCAGCTTGGTCTCGTCGCCGCCCGAGCACGCCACCGGCTCGACCGGCCACGAagatggcggcggcagggcgcagCCATGCTcatcccctcccccctctcgtCTTTCTCCCTCCCTATCTCTCCATCAGTCTACTTCCCAGCCTTCCTGATGGCTTGCTGGTGGAGGTTCCAGCCGATTTCGCGGTGTCGCAGACCGGATCCAGTGTTCTCCGCGGTGGATCCGCCGGTCTGCGATGTGGCGATGCCTAGGCTTGCTCGCACTACCAGCTAGTGGATCCATCGTTCAATGCTTGGATCCGTGGTTGGCGTGCCCAGTTTGGACCGCCTATTCGGGGATGGCCGCCTGGTGGCTGCAACCAGCAGTCAGCTTCCTTCATTGTGCACGTGCGGAGGCGGCTGCAGCGAAGGTGGTTCATCTTCGAGTGTTGCTGGCCGCAACTTCGACGACATGGGCAGCAGCGCGTGCTAGGCCAAGGGGCAGCTCGTAACTCTACACGGCAGCGGTTCGGGACCTGCGATGGCGGCAACTCCCGGTGCTATGCGCCGTGCCGGCTCACGGGGGAGCCCTGGGCCGCCAGGCTTGTTCGGCTAGTGCTGTTCCGAACTGTCGATCGGCTGCGCATCCCTGCCGTTTCATATGTCTTGATCTGTGCCCCGCCATCGTGCTTGTTCAGCTCCATACACACTGTTGCGGTGTGGGTGTGGGTTTGGGACACATCAAGCGAAAGCCTTGCAACGGTGACACCCTCGGGTGCCACTatcctccttggaggcatcgcGATGATGCATTCTTGACCTAATTCCACTCTCGATGAAGATCCTCCAGGTGAAAACTATGTTTTTGCTGTCCGGAGCGACGATGGCGATGTTTGCGGGCACTGTTCTTCTTGTTGATGACATCGTTGTGGAGGATCTCTTGTCGATGTTGTGTGGCGGTCAGGCAGTGGTTGTGGGGTTGGCTTGCTTGCCCATCCTTGATAAGTTTGCGCCACTATGGGAGCATGATGGAGGTCCGGCAAAGGTTGTTCAGTGGGTGTGATGAGAGGTTTTGTAAGGCCATGATCGATATCGACTTAGTGCAGTTTAAGCAACATGGATCGTCAAGCATATTAGATGGCCTTTTTTCTGTAGGATGTTTCTGACATCAAGAGTTTCTAAGCAAATGAGTGATGTAAAGATTTGTTGCGGCACAAGTACAAAATAAGTTTGAAACAAGGATATAGAAAAAGTTTGAAACttagtttttctagttttcttTCTTAGTCTTCTAGCTGTCTATCTTGTTTTTGTGTTTCTCAGTTTGAGATTTCGAGTCTAAGAACTCTTGATATTTTTTGGCTATGTATATCCACACGTGCAtg
This portion of the Setaria viridis chromosome 7, Setaria_viridis_v4.0, whole genome shotgun sequence genome encodes:
- the LOC117865138 gene encoding eudesmanediol synthase, which produces MAPSKVDAVVNGQDMLEDADRSTPVATAGGVDTADDKFAPSVWGDFFITYTPPISQIQEKCMRERAELLKGQVRQVFNVNIDVMGIADLVTYVDTLERLGIDNHFPEMIRAALDRIRTEEPGESDIFDSLHVVALRFRLLRQHGIWVSADVFDKFRDETGSFSTGICSDPRGLLSMYNAAHMAVPGEVALDDAIAFTRGHLEAIKGKVRSPLAGQISRALDIALPRFTRRLETMHYIAEYEHEEAHNTLLLELARLNFNLVRILHLKELKDLSLWWRDLYETVKLPYARDRMVEIYFWTCGMLHEEEYSHSRMLFAKTFGMVSLLDDTFDVHATLEECHKLNEAMQRWDESVVSTLPEYLRILYIKTLSNFKEFEDVLEPNKKYRMSYAKKEYKLSSQNYLQEQIWTSQKYQPSFKEHEEVSIISSGLPMLTIVTLMGYGDVATQEVFEWVSSVPEMVRAGSQVTRFLNDLSSFKLGKHKKDMPSAVETYMIENGLKGEEAVAAISTLLENRWRILNEASMKIDFTLLPAAQVVVNMARTNEIIYLHGRDGYTSGDDLKDLVTTLFLKQVPL
- the LOC117865140 gene encoding cytochrome P450 CYP99A1, with protein sequence MLVIDLAVKYGGGFCVGDLLPSLRLVDVVTGLTRRLWRALRQLDAIFDKIIAEHEARREEKEMTTGDDDLLSVLLRMKAEGELQTIISVTSIKAILFISGEMLSNEILSLFFLCCLILAHRQADMLAGGTETTLSADEWIMSELTRNPEVMAKAQAEVRRALDGKSPQGHEGQMDKLSYTRMVIKEGMRLHTVFPLLLPRLCRETCEVGGFKVAKGCKVIINAWAIARSPAYWQDPEEFKPERFDNSDVDYIGSQLEFIPFGSGRRMRPGNTFGIAALEFIVARLLYYFDWSLPNGMRPDQLDMDMVVGSTMRRKNHLHLVASMYKEIPSASGI